The region TGCTGCCTTCAGTATTTGATATTACATTTGCATTCAACAAATTTTCGCTTGGAACAGAGTTCCTTACTAAAACATTGGGTTTTACTGAAACAGAAATAAATTCATTTGACTTTGATGTACTAAGCAGACTTGGTTTTTCTAAAACAGAAATTTCATCAGCAAACGATTATGTCTGCGGAACAATGACAATAGAGGGGGCGCCTTTCTTACAGCACGAACATTATTCTGTTTTTGATTGTGCAAATAAATGCGGTAAAAAGGGAACCAGATTCATCAGATCACTTGCACATATAAAAATGATGGCTTCTGCACAGCCCTTTATTTCAGGTGCAATTTCTAAAACAATAAATCTTCCGAATGGTGCCAGTGTTGAAGATGTTGCTAATGCATATATGCAAAGCTGGAAACTTGGTGTAAAAGCTAATGCACTTTATCGTGATGGTTCTAAACTTTCTCAACCATTAAACACTATGACTGATGAAGATATTGAAGTTATAATGGAAGAGAAAGAGAAAAACGATATTGTAAAAGTTGCTGAAAAAATAATTCATAGATACATTGCAAAAAGAAGAAGATTACCGGATAGAAGATCCGGCTATACACAAAAAGCAAAAATTGGCGGTCAATCAGTCTATATAAGAACCGGTGAGTATGATAACGGACAGCTTGGTGAAATTTTTATTGATATGCATCGCGAAGGTGCCTCTTTTAGAAGTTTATTGAACTGTTTTGCAATTTCTATTTCTCTTGGTTTACAGCATGGCGTTCCGCTTGAAGAATTTGCTGATGCTTTTGTATTTACACGTTTTGAACCAAGTGGAATTGTAACCGGAAATGACAAAATAAAAATGGCTACATCGGTTATTGATTATATTTTCAGAGAACTTGCTGTTACTTATCTCGGCAGGAACGATCTATCTCATATCGACAACGATGAAACTTCTACAAAAATTTCCAGAGGAATTGTCAAGAAATTAGCAGAACCTGAGTTTGAAAGTGAAGAATTAATTAGCGAAAGATTGGTTGAATTGGATAAGAGTAATATGGATGCCGATTACTTAAATTCTTATAAAAATTCAGATGTTGTTTCAGGAACGGTTACAAAAACCTTTAACAATATGACTGCAAAAGTTAAACAGGCAATTGAGAACGGATATACGGGAGATATTTGCCCAGAATGTCAGAGTATTACGATGGTAAGAAATGGCACCTGTCTAAAATGTATGACCTGCGGCGCAACAACCGGATGCAGTTGATAATTATTTAATGAGACTATCTTAAAATAAAATATAATGCCGAATTTTTTTTCGGGATTGTTTTACAACTGAAATAGTACCCGATTTGAGATAGTCTCCCTTTTTTTAAAATCCGATACTACTCTTCGTCTTCCTCAATTCGCCGTGCACCCATATAACGTTTATTATAGTAGTCATGCTCTAAAGAAGAAATTGTTACGCCTAATTTTGTTGAAGCGTGCGCAAATAAGTTTTCACCAATATAAATACCAACATGCCCTGGTTTTACACGTCTTCTGGTATTGAAAAAAACAAGGTCACCAAACTTCAGATCAGAGCGGTTTTCAATAGGAATTCCTTGTGTAAACTGTTCCCGTGCTGATCGGTTTAAATCTAACAACCAAGAATTCTTGAAAACACTTTGAGTAAATGCACTGCAGTCAATACCGTTTAATGAATTACCTCCAAATTTATAAGGAGTGTTCATATATTTAATTATCTCCATTATCATCAGATCTTTTTTGGTTGATAATGGTAAACTTTCTTCTTCCCTGTTTTTATCCAGATTTTTTATAACTGCCGAGATATCAATTTGCGATTCATCATCCGGAAGATCTCCGGGATCTTCCGATTCAGGGAAATCACCATCTTCAAAAACGATCAAAGAATCATCCGAAGCAGAATTTGTTTGATAACGCCCATAGTCTTTACCTTTTTTATCAGAGTTTTTACCTGAATCATTATATCTGGTAGAACTTGTTGTGCTTGAACAAGCAAGGAAAGTAAAGATGATCAACCCCAAACACAAAATCGGATAAAAACTTTTTATAACTATCATTAATCATCCAAGATATGATTTTAAAATATTACTTCTTGAGTTGTGTCTAAGTCTTCGAATTGCTTTTTCCTTTATTTGTCTTACTCTTTCCCTTGTCAGATTAAATTTTTCTCCAATCTCTTCTAAAGTCATCGCATACTCCCCATCAAGTCCAAAATAAAGTCTAATTACCTCAGCTTCACGTTCGGGCAGCTCAGATAAGATATTTTTAATTTCCAGCTTCAGGGATTCAGAGATTAGTTCATTATCTGGTGAAGGCTGCTGATCATTTTCAATAACATCTAAAAGGCTGTTATCATCATTTGTTGAGAAAGGTGCATCAACAGAAACTGATTTACCGGAGATTCTGAGAGTTTCTGAAATCTCATCAATATCCATTTCAAGAATCTGAGCTATTTCATCAGCACTCGGTTCACGTTCAAACTCCTGCTTTAAACTACTATATGCTCTACCGATTTTGTTTAATGCACCCACACGGTTCAATGGTAATCTAACTATTCTGGATTGTTCAGCTAATGCCTGCAAAATTGATTGTCTTATCCACCAGACTGCATAAGAAATAAACTTAAATCCCCGGGTTTCATCAAATCTTCTAACAGCTTTTATCAAACCTAAATTACCTTCATTAATCAAATCACCAAGTGACAATCCCTGGTTTTGATATTGTTTAGCTACACTAACAACAAACCGAAGATTAGCTTTTGTAAGTTTCTCCATTGCAGATTGATCCCCATTTTTCATTCGGATCGTCAGTTGTATTTCTTCCTCAGGTGAAAGTAATCCAACTTTTCCTATTTCCTGCAGATACTTGTCAAGCGATTGACTTTCTCTGTTTGTAAACTGTTTTACAATTCTCATTTAATTTTTTGCTTTTACTTACAAATGTTTCACTAAGAAAACCATAATATACAGTTATGATAATACCTGACTAAAAATAGAAATGTTTTAATTTAAAATAAAGCTACATCCATTTTCAGAAAATTTGAGAAGTTATAAATTCAGGATGATAACAGCTTACTTTATTATCTTTAAACTTATCGGGGCTTAATGTAACAATTGTCAATTTGTTTAATTCGGCTAAAATATAGAAAAGATTATCTCTCAGATTAGTAAATCTGTCTTTATGTTTTGGTATGGACAAACTATAGCGGGCGTGTATTCCTAAAACTTTAATACTATATAAAACATCATTAACCCGCTGTAGTTCTAAACGGGAGTCAGCTAACAGATAAAGCTCAGAGGCATTTAATACTGATGTAAAACAAATACCTGATTTCAATAATTTAATCAGATATGATCCTGTCTTTGAATCAGTTATAAGATGATCTGCCAATATATCTGTTTCAATAAGAAATTTAGGAATTATTTTTTGATTCATCTATTTTCTTAGCAAACTCAGAATCCTTTAATGAGCCTTGAGCTTCTATTAGTTTTTTCACTACGTCCAAAGGCATATCCTGAAGTTCTGAAATTTTATTTATTGTATCGTTTAGATTTTCTTCCGGTCTGTATGAATTAGTATTGTTTTGATCATTCATATAAAAAACTTTTTCCTTTTAAGTCATTTGCTACTCCAAAAAAATCTGCAGCTGTTTTACCAATATCAGAAAAGGTGTTTCTTGTGCCGAGATTATTTACAGCTTTGTTTAAGCCATAATAGAGAAGCGGAACATATTCTCTGCTATGATCAGTACTTGGTGTTGTAGGGTCGTTTCCGTGATCAGCAGTTATTATAACTCTGTCAGTATCATCTAAACTGCTTAAAAATTCCGGCAAAAAATTATCAAAACTTTTTAATGCATTTGCAAAACCGAGAACATCATTCCTATGACCGAAGTAAACATCAAAATCAACCAGGTTTATAAATATTAAACTTTTTACAAACTCTTTTGATGCTTTTAAAAGTTCTTTACATCCTTCTTCATTGGAGAAAGTTTTAACAATATGATTTATTCCACGATAGTTAAAGAGATCACTAATCTTACCAATGCTGACTGTATTAATACCATCTTTATAAAGAAAATCCAAGACAGTATCTGAAGGAGGACTAAGAGAATAATCTTTTCTGTAAACAGTTCTGGTAAAGTTTCCAACTGTTCCTATAAATGGTCTTGCGATAACTCTGCCTATCATTATCGGATCTGCTAAAACAATATTTCTTGTTAGTTCACAAATATGATAAAGAGCTTCCAATGGGATTACTTCCTGATGTGCTGCAATCTGAAAAACTGAATCGGCAGAAGTGTACACAATAGGATAACCTGTTTTAAGATGCTCCTCACCCAACTGTTTAATTATCTCTGTACCCGAAGCAGCAATATTACCAAGGTAGCCCTTACACCTGGTAACTTCTAAAAATTTCTGCATTATATCAGCAGGAAACCCATTTGGGTAATAATTAAAATCAGTATCTACATAAAGTCCGCTTATCTCCCAATGTCCTGTTGTACTGTCTTTACCTTTGGATATCTCTGCAAGCTTCCCAAATGAAGCCATTGGAATTTCAGTTCTATCAACTCCTGCAATAGGAATTATATTTCCCAATCCCATTCTTTGAAGATTAGGAAGTGAAATACCATTTAATGATCTGGAAATATTGCCAAGGGTATTACTTCCTTCATCGCCATATAAATTTGCATCAGGAAGTTCACCAACGCCAACTCCATCAAGAACTATTATAAAAAAATTATTCATACAGGTAAGAAATAATATTAGAACCGGTTAAATATCAACTAACACTTTTAACAGTGTTACCGCCTTTTTCAACAGCTTTCTGAAGCGCCAATTCGGCATTATGTAAAACTTCATCAGTATCAATTTTTCCAAGAGTTGAAGCAACACCGATTGATACCGTATAAGTGTTTTGTTTGCTTACAATTGCAATAGGCATGCGTGCAATTTTAACTCTAAGCTTTTCTGCCCAAACAAAAACTTTTTTTGAATCATTATTAAAAAAGTAAACTGCAAAAATCTTCTCGTCAATTCTGCCAAAGATATTAATAGGAGTCATTTCTTCGGCTATACTTTCCGAAATCGCTTTTAATACTTTAGGAAAGGGATCGCCATCAAATAAGGATTCTTGTTCAAGAAATTCATCAATCCTTATTAATGCCAAAGCTCCGGATATTTTAAGCATATTAGCTTTGTATAAATCCGAGGTAAGTCTTTCAATAAAGGTATCACGATTAAGAGCCCTTGTTTCCATATCAAGAGCCATAAGACTTTTTATAAGTGTCTGAGAAGAATGTGAATAAATAATATAGGATATTATATGAACAGAATGCCTAAGAAATTTTACATCAGAATTTGTGTATATATTTTTCTTAAGGCTCTCAAAACAAAGAACGCCAAAGTTCTGATTGCCGTAAATTAAAGGTATTGCAAGGAATGAACCATCAAATGTTAAATCTTCAGACTTTGAAAAACGTTTATAATTATCTGCTGCAGTATCATCAATTTTAACAGGGATACCTGATAGTATTGCTTTACCGACAAGTGTTCCAGTAAGATCGATCTGAAGACCTTTACCAACATATTTTAAGGAAGTTCTATTTACTACTTTTAAGATTTCAAATTTTTGCTCAACCGGTTTAAAGTAAACAAAGACTAAAGCATCCCATTCTATTAACTCACTCAGAGCATTCTGCATGGAAGCAAGTAAGTTATCTTCAGTATCAAAATCTGTTTCCGGTCCAATCAGGTTTAACAGCCCCTTTAATCTTTGTTGAGAAATAGTATCAGTATGTTTCTCTTCAAAAAACTGAATTATCATTGTTATAACACGAACAAATCTTCCAAGCGAATAAATAGTTTCAATGCCAAAAGCATCTCCGACTTTTGAATCAACTGCTAAAATTGCAATAAGAGAGCCTTCATAAAAAAGAGGTACACCAACAAAACTTCTAATCTTCTGAGTTTTATCATAATACCTTATCACATCAGATTCTGCAGCCGGAGAGATATCGCTCAATAATTCAGGCTCACTCTTCTGAACAATTTTACTAAGGATATCATCTTCTATATCAAATTTCCGTTTTGCAATTTCTTGTGGTGAGGCAGATACAAACTTTTCAATTGATAGTTTTTCTTTTTTCTTATTGTACCAAAAAAATATTGCGGTATGCGCTGAGTAAGCATCTTTAATTACAGTAAGAATTTTTTCGAGTGCAAATGTAAATTGTCCATCGTTGCCGATTTCAGCAGGCGGCAGCTCAGTTGCAATCTCTTCAAACCGCTCTTTAAGATCCGGAGGTATCAGAGTTGTTTTATGCGCCTTAAATTCGGGTGCATAATTATTTGCAGTAATTACCTCAGCCTCAGGGTTAGCTTTTGATATAATTGTAAATGATCCATCCTGATCAGAAGAAGCGGGTATATTATACTCACTATCAAAGTCGCTTTCTTCCTTAATCGAATACTTTCCATCAAGTCTTACTGAATCTCTTAGGAAAATAATAAAGGCAACATAGATAATAATTACTGCTATAATTATTACCCGTAAAAGCAGATCATCTGATATGAATAAAAGTGTTGCGAGAACAGGCACAAGCAAAAATATTAATAATCTTTTCTTTTGTCTTTTATCCATTAGAGTTGATCTTGCTGATAGTTATTTTTAATTAGTAAAAAACTTTTACAATAAAATAGTAAACTTTCTAACGCAAAGATATAAACTATTTAATTAAATAGTGAAAGCAGCACCTTCTTTATTTCTTTTTTCCCTGTTCCTTTAATAGATGAATACAAAAATAGATTCACATTAAATATCAGTTCAGGGAAATAATGGATTACTGACTTAACCCTTTTTGATACCTCGGATTGTTTCAGTTTATCCGATTTGTTAAGGATAACTTTATAAGGCAGGTTAAGATCTCTTAACATTTGGTTAAGCTTTATATCAAGTTCAGTAGGATGATGTCTGCAGTCAATAATATGAAAGACTAAGACAATATTTTTTGATTCCGTAAAAAAATCATTTATCAATATACCCCATTTCTTACGATCTGCTTGGCTTACCTTAGCATAGCCATAACCCGGCAGATCAACCATAAAAAAACTGGAGTCAATATCATAAAAATTTATTGAGCGGGTTTTACCCGGAGTTGAGCTGGTTTTAGCAAGGTTCTTCCGGTTAAAAAGTGAATTGATAAATGAAGATTTACCAACATTTGATCTTCCACATAAAACTATCTGAGGCAAATCAGATTTTGGCAAATCGGTCAGCTTATAAACTGAAGCTATAAAATTTTGTTTCTCGAACATAATAAAAAAGAGTAACCGGTATTCCGATTACTCTCAAAATATAAAATTATCAATTGTTGATTAATTTTTATCAGTGCTTTCAGAAACAACATTTGCTTCTTCAATTGCACTTTCAGATTTCTTTTCAGCTTTTTCTTTGGCTTTTAATTCCCTTTTCTCTTTTTGCTCTTCAGCTTTTTTGTTAGCAACATCATTATAATCAACCAATTCCAAAATTGCCATTGGTGCTGCGTCGCCCATTCTACTGCCGAGTTTAACAACACGAGTAAAGCCGCCTGGTCTTTCACCAATCTTTGGTAAAATTTCTGCAAAAAGTTCCTTTACAACTTCTTTATCATTTATTACTGCCATAACTTGTCTGCGTACGTGAAGGTCATTTTTTCTGGCTTTAGTAATTAATTTTTCAACAAAAGTTCTGGCTTCTTTAGCTTTAGCTTCGGTGGTTCTAATCCGTTTATGTTTTAAAAGAGAAGTAGCCAGCGAGTTTAGCAAAGCTGCTCTATGACTGGCTGTTCTACCTAATTTTCTTCCTTTAACGTTGTGTCTCATTTAATAACCCATTTAGATTAATTTGAATCTGAATCTTCTTTAAGATATTTATCTACATCCATTCCAAAATCAAGACCAAGATTTTCAACTATTTCCATCAATTCTGCCAAGGACTTTCTTCCGAAATTTCTGAACTTCAACATTTCCTGCTCATCTTTTCTAACAAGGTCAGCAAGATTTTTAATATTAGCAGCCTTTAAACAATTGTGAGATCTTACACTTAGTTCAAGATCGTCAACTGAAGTAAGAAGTACTTTTCTTATTCTTTCTGTCTCACTGTCTTTCTGGCTAACACTTTGCTCTTCTTCCTGTTCCATATCAAAGTTAATAAACAACTGAACATGTTCTTTTAAAATTTTTGCTGCCTGAGTTAATGCATCATCAGGTGTAATAGAACCATCAGTTGATATTTCCAAAGTAAGCTTTTCAAAATCGTTCTTATCACCTATTCTAACGTTTTCTACAAAATACTTGACTAATTTTATAGGTGTAAATATTGAATCAATGGGAATCACACCAATTGTCTGGTCAGATGAAATATTTTCATTTGCTGGTACATAACCAACACCTTTACCAATTCTCAACTCTACATCAACTTTTGCATTCTTGTTTAAAGTAGCTATATGTAATTCCGGATTAAGAATTTCAACTTCATTACTAACCTTTTGAATATCTGCTGCAGTCCACTCGCCAGGACCAGTCAAAGAAAGATCAATTTTACCTGGTTTCTTCGAAAGGAACTTCATCCGGACTTGCTTGAGATTTAAAATAATCTCTGAAACATCTTCAACAATTCCCTCGATAGTTGTAAACTCGTGAAGCACACCACTAAATTTAACGGAAGTAATAGCTGCTCCCTGCAGAGACGATAAAAGTACTCTGCGGATAGAATTACCAAGTGTAACACCATAACCTCTTTCAAGTGGCTGTAATGTAAATCTTCCGTATGAATTTGTGTAATTAGATTCATCAAGAACAACAGATTCTGGCATCTTTAACGATGATACGCTCATTATTATCCTCTATCTTATTCTAATTAAAAATTTTATTTCGAGTAAAGCTCAACTACTAATTGTTCATTAGCAATCAAAGGTACATCTGCTCTTTCCGGTATTTGAACAAAGGTTCCGGATAAAGAAGCTTTATCAACTGTTAACCAGCTATATGTATGATCTTTTACTCTTTTAAGTGAATTATGGATTGCATCCAGTTTTTTGCTTTGATCTTTTATCTGTATGGCATCTCCTGCTCTTAACAGATAAGCCGGGATATCAACAAGAGAATTATTAACTAAAATATGTCTGTGTCTGATTAACTGTCTAGCCTGTTTACGTGATGATGCAAATCCTAATCTGTAAACAACGTTATCTAATCTTCTCTCTAACAGTTTAATAAGGTTTTCTCCTGGAATTCCTTTTTGACTATTAGCCTTTTTATAATAATTTCTAAACTGAGTTTCCAACAAACCATATATTCTTTTAATTTTTTGTTTCTCTCTTAGCTGAACTCCGTATTCAGAAACCTTAGCTCTTCTGGAAAGCCCGTGTTGTCCGGGTGGATAATTTCTTTCTTCAAGCGGACATTTTTCAGTAAAACACTTTTGTCCTTTAAGGAAAAGTTTCTGTCTTTCTCTTCTACATAACTTACAAACTGAATCAGTGTATCTTGCCATTTAGTTAATCTCCATAAATTAAACTCTTCTTTTCTTTGGTGGTCTGCATCCATTATGAGGAATTGGAGTAACATCCTTGATTGATGAGATAGTTAATCCTGCAGTGTGTAATGCTCTTATAGCTGCTTCTCTACCTGAGCCTGGTCCTTTAACAAAAACATCTATTTTTCTCATTCCTAAATCATAAGCTTCTTTGGCAGCAGCTTCTGCTGAAACTTGTGCAGCAAACGGAGTGTTTTTTCTTGACCCCTTAAATCCATTTTTACCTGCAGATGACCATGAGACAGTATTTCCGTAAATATCTGTAATAGTAACCAGAACATTATTAAAAGTTGCTTTAATATGTGCAACACCATTAGAATCTACGTGAGTTTTTTTCTTAACTTTTTTTACAGTTTTAGCCAATGCTTAATCCTCCGTGTATCAAATATTATTTCTTAGTAGGTACTTTTTTCTTACCAGCAACAGTTCTTCTTTTACCTTTTCTGGTTCTAGAATTTGTTCTTGTACGTTGACCTCTGACAGGTAAACTTTTACGATGTCTGATACCGCGGTAAGACCCAATATCCATCAATCTTTTAATATTCTGCTGCACTTCAGAACGCAAAGCTCCTTCAACACGATAATCTGCAGTGATAACTGCTCTTATTTCTGCAATCTCTTCATCAGTCAGTTCCGCAACTTTTTTAAGCGGATTAACTTTAGCTTTTTCTAAAATCTGTGCAGCTACAAATTCACCAATACCATAAATGTATTGTAAACCGTATAACACCTTTTTATTTTTTGGTAAATCAACTCCAGCTATACGAGCCAATGATATACTCCTTTGTTTTTAACCTTGTCTTTGTTTGTGTTTAGGGTTTTTGCAAATAACTCTTACAACACCCTTGCGTTTAATAATTTTACATTTATCGCAAATCTTTTTTACAGAAGCTCTGACTTTCATTTTGCTTATTCCTATTTATACCTGTAGGTAATTCTGCCTTTTGTTAAATCGTACGGAGAAAGTTCTATAGAGACCTTATCTCCAATCAAAATTTTTATAAAGTGCATTCTCATTTTACCGGAAATATGTGCTAGTATTTCATGTCCATTATCAAGTTTAACTCTAAAAGTTGCATTTGGTAATGTATCTGTAATTATACCGTCTATTTTAATTGGACCTTGTTTTGCCATCTAACAAACTGTTAAGATTTCCGGCTTATTATTATTTATTAAAACTGTATGTTCAAAATGTGCTGATGTTGATCCATCTGATGTTAAAATTGTCCATTTATCATTTGCAGTTAAAACATCATACTTTCCGGCATTAACCATTGGTTCAATTGCTAAAGTCATTCCGTTTTTTAATTTGGGACCTGTGCCTTTTTTCCCAAAATTCGGGATTGACGGTTCTTCGTGTAAATATTTTCCTACGCCATGACCACACAGATCTCTGACTACCGAAAAACCATTTGCTTCAACATATTTCTGAACTGCAAATGAAATATCATGAACCCGATTTCCATCAATTGCCTGTTCAATACCAAGATATAAAGAACGCTCCGTTACTTCCATCAATTTTTTCTTTTCATCGCTAACTTCACCAATCGCAACGCTTAATGCAGCATCACCAAAGTAACCATTTTTAACAACACCAATATCAATAGAAATCAGATCACCATCTTTCAAAACTCTAAAACCAGGAATACCATGAACAACCTCTTCATTAACTGAAGTACAAATTGAACCTGGATAATCAGGTGCCCCACCTTGTGAATACCCTTTAAAAGCCGGTCTTGCATCATTACTTAAAATATAATCTTCAGCTATTCTGTCCAGTTCTAAAGTTGTAATCCCCACTTTAACATTTACTTTAAGAAGCTGAAGTGTTTCTGCAACAATTTTACAGCTTTCTCTTATGTAATCAATCTCTTTTTTAGATTTAATTAAAATCACGAAAAACTATCTACGACCTTTAACCTTACCGGATTTCATAAATCCATCATAATGTCTCATCAATAAATGAGATTCGATCTGTTGTAAAGTATCTAATGCAACACCAACAACAATCAATAAACTTGTTCCGCCAAAAAACTGTGCAAAATTGCTCGAAACTCCCCAACCAGCAACAAATGCTGGAAGTATTGCAATAATTGCCAGAAAGATAGAACCAGGTAAAGTAATCTTTGTTAAAATATTATCAATAAAATCAGAGGTTTGCTTTCCGGGTCTGATACCAGGAATAAAACCACCTTGCTTCTTCATATTATCAGCAACATCTTTTGGATTAAATGCAATTGCTGTATAAAAATATGTAAAGAATATAATCATCAACGCATAGAAAAATGAATAAATTGGTGATGTAAATACAAAGTATCTTGCAAGATTTTGCAAAAACTCATTGTCAGGGAAAAATGATAAAACTGTCCCGGGTATAAACATTATAGACTGTGCGAAAATTATGGGCATTACACCAGCAGTATTAACTCTTAATGGAATATATTGAGTTACTCCGCCGTAAACTTTTCTTCCAACAACTCTTTTTGCATACTGTACAGGAATTTTTCTTGTACCTTGAGTTACAAGAACAACACCTGCAATAATAAAAAACATAAAAGCTAAAATTATTATCTCGATTATTATTGACCTTTGTCCTGCTGAAATCAACTGATATTCCTCATGAACAGCAACCGGGAACCGTGCTATAATACCAATAAAGATTATAAGAGAAATTCCATTGCCAATTCCTTTATCGGTAATCTGTTCACCCATCCACATCATAAACATAGTGCCTGAAGTTAGAATAATAATGGTAGACATAACCCAGCCAAAGCCCTGAACTGGTTCTGGAACAATAGGTGTTCCCTGAACATTAATATTCAGCAATCTTATTGTAACTCCCCAAGCCTGCATTGCAGAAATAATAACTGTCAAATACCTGGTAAGTTGGGTAATTTTCTTCCTTCCTTCTTCACCTTCCTGTTGCAATTTCTGAAAGTACGGTACAACAGCACCCATTAGCTGTAAGATAATTGATGCAGAAATGTACGGCATAATACCAAGAGCAAAAATTGCTGCATTTGAAAATGCACCACCTACAAAAAGATCAAATAATCCGAAAAGATTATCTGAAGAAGCATTTTTCATACTCTCGGATAATAAAACCGTATCCACTCCGGGAATAGTTAAATGTGAACCAAGTCTAACAATAATCAGTATAGACAGTGTGTAAATAATCCGCTGTCTGAGTTCATTGATTTTGAAAATATTTCTAAAAGTATCTGTAAATCTTGACATTTGTATTAACTAAATCTTAGTGATAGAGCCACCAGCTGCTTCAATTTTTTGTTGAGCTGATTTACTGAAATCATTAACTGTTAAATCGAGTTTAGTTTTTATATCGCCTTTGCCTAAAACCTTAATTGGTTTTTTTGTACTCGAAACCAATCCCAGCTTTTTAAGTTCTTGAGCATTTAATTTCTGATCTGTAATCTTATTAAGATCAACTAACTTCTGTAATGCGTTCAAATTAACTACCTGATACTCAACTTTAAAGATATTTGTAAATCCAAATTTTGGTATTCTTCTTTGTAAAGGCATCTGTCCGCCTTCAAACCAGGCTTTATGTTTTGCACCTGATCTTGAGAGCTGACCATTTCTACCCCTTGTAGATTGCTGCCCGTGTCCGGAGCCTTCGCCTCGCCCGACTCTTTTACGATTTTTTTTAGAACCTTTTGCGTATTTAAGATTACTTAGAATGTCCATTATAAACCTTATTAATCTTTTAATTCTTCAACTTTTACTAGATGAACTACTTTCTTAATCATACCTCTTATTTGCGGAGTATCATTATGAATTTTTTGCCAATTTGGTCTTCCTAATCCTAAAGCTTCAATAGTAGCTTTTTGATTTTTTGGTCTATCAATCACGCTTCTTGTTTGTGTTATTTTAATTTTTCCCATTATATCCTCAGTTAGAAGAAATGAACAAATCTTTTACGGTGATGCCTCTTTTACTTGCCATTTTTCTCGCATCAATTTGCTGCATTAAACCATTAAGTGTTGCTTTAACCTGATTATGAGGATTGCTAGATCCCAGTGATTTAGTAAGGATATCGGTTATTCCTGCAGCCTCTAATACAGCTCTTACTCCGCCGCCGGCGATAAGACCGGTACCAGGAGATGCAGGTTTTAATAAAACCTTTCCAGCGCCAAATTTTCCTAAGATTTCATGCGCTACTGTTCCTTTAATAATAGAAACCTTAACAACATTTTTTTTGGCATCATCAATTCCTTTAGAAATAGCGTCGGTAACTTCATTAGCTTTTCCAAGCCCAACTCCAACAACACCATTACCATTTCCAACAACGACTATTGCGTTAAAACTGAATCTTCGCCCACCTTTAA is a window of Ignavibacterium sp. DNA encoding:
- a CDS encoding NlpC/P60 family protein codes for the protein MIVIKSFYPILCLGLIIFTFLACSSTTSSTRYNDSGKNSDKKGKDYGRYQTNSASDDSLIVFEDGDFPESEDPGDLPDDESQIDISAVIKNLDKNREEESLPLSTKKDLMIMEIIKYMNTPYKFGGNSLNGIDCSAFTQSVFKNSWLLDLNRSAREQFTQGIPIENRSDLKFGDLVFFNTRRRVKPGHVGIYIGENLFAHASTKLGVTISSLEHDYYNKRYMGARRIEEDEE
- a CDS encoding sigma-70 family RNA polymerase sigma factor, whose protein sequence is MRIVKQFTNRESQSLDKYLQEIGKVGLLSPEEEIQLTIRMKNGDQSAMEKLTKANLRFVVSVAKQYQNQGLSLGDLINEGNLGLIKAVRRFDETRGFKFISYAVWWIRQSILQALAEQSRIVRLPLNRVGALNKIGRAYSSLKQEFEREPSADEIAQILEMDIDEISETLRISGKSVSVDAPFSTNDDNSLLDVIENDQQPSPDNELISESLKLEIKNILSELPEREAEVIRLYFGLDGEYAMTLEEIGEKFNLTRERVRQIKEKAIRRLRHNSRSNILKSYLG
- a CDS encoding phosphopentomutase, with amino-acid sequence MNNFFIIVLDGVGVGELPDANLYGDEGSNTLGNISRSLNGISLPNLQRMGLGNIIPIAGVDRTEIPMASFGKLAEISKGKDSTTGHWEISGLYVDTDFNYYPNGFPADIMQKFLEVTRCKGYLGNIAASGTEIIKQLGEEHLKTGYPIVYTSADSVFQIAAHQEVIPLEALYHICELTRNIVLADPIMIGRVIARPFIGTVGNFTRTVYRKDYSLSPPSDTVLDFLYKDGINTVSIGKISDLFNYRGINHIVKTFSNEEGCKELLKASKEFVKSLIFINLVDFDVYFGHRNDVLGFANALKSFDNFLPEFLSSLDDTDRVIITADHGNDPTTPSTDHSREYVPLLYYGLNKAVNNLGTRNTFSDIGKTAADFFGVANDLKGKSFLYE
- a CDS encoding GAF domain-containing protein, which produces MDKRQKKRLLIFLLVPVLATLLFISDDLLLRVIIIAVIIIYVAFIIFLRDSVRLDGKYSIKEESDFDSEYNIPASSDQDGSFTIISKANPEAEVITANNYAPEFKAHKTTLIPPDLKERFEEIATELPPAEIGNDGQFTFALEKILTVIKDAYSAHTAIFFWYNKKKEKLSIEKFVSASPQEIAKRKFDIEDDILSKIVQKSEPELLSDISPAAESDVIRYYDKTQKIRSFVGVPLFYEGSLIAILAVDSKVGDAFGIETIYSLGRFVRVITMIIQFFEEKHTDTISQQRLKGLLNLIGPETDFDTEDNLLASMQNALSELIEWDALVFVYFKPVEQKFEILKVVNRTSLKYVGKGLQIDLTGTLVGKAILSGIPVKIDDTAADNYKRFSKSEDLTFDGSFLAIPLIYGNQNFGVLCFESLKKNIYTNSDVKFLRHSVHIISYIIYSHSSQTLIKSLMALDMETRALNRDTFIERLTSDLYKANMLKISGALALIRIDEFLEQESLFDGDPFPKVLKAISESIAEEMTPINIFGRIDEKIFAVYFFNNDSKKVFVWAEKLRVKIARMPIAIVSKQNTYTVSIGVASTLGKIDTDEVLHNAELALQKAVEKGGNTVKSVS
- the yihA gene encoding ribosome biogenesis GTP-binding protein YihA/YsxC, with product MFEKQNFIASVYKLTDLPKSDLPQIVLCGRSNVGKSSFINSLFNRKNLAKTSSTPGKTRSINFYDIDSSFFMVDLPGYGYAKVSQADRKKWGILINDFFTESKNIVLVFHIIDCRHHPTELDIKLNQMLRDLNLPYKVILNKSDKLKQSEVSKRVKSVIHYFPELIFNVNLFLYSSIKGTGKKEIKKVLLSLFN